From the Montipora capricornis isolate CH-2021 chromosome 2, ASM3666992v2, whole genome shotgun sequence genome, one window contains:
- the LOC138028508 gene encoding trimethylamine monooxygenase-like yields the protein MMHSKSICVIGAGPSGMSILYHFNKLKRQGKKIPDIVCFEKQSDWGGLWKYAWETGIDGYGEPVHGSMYRGLWSNSPVEGLEYPDYTFEEHFGKPIPSCPPREAIYDYLKGRWTKFNLRPWIRFNHVVRQVTYNDATNDFSVVVKNLPEDKVLPVERFDYIVVANGHYSVPMMPFFPGIDRFSGRVIHSHDFRNASHFKDKRVLLVGAGLSAEDIALQCVKYGAKSIICTWRTKPMGFKWPPQISERPLLTKIEGSTVKFGDGTSAEVDDIILCTGYHFSFPFLEERLRLKSPNVPYPEGLYKGILWTRAGNNKVFYIGALYEYYTFTMFEAQAHWAVNCIMGDMKVPDLQTMENDIKSWITKMKQIDGPDDGIDFQTDYIADVCQESGYGYNLDASAVYHAWIKYKMEDITTYRSQSYTNIFTGKKSPVPRTPFMQEFDDSMEHFLNAAE from the exons ATGATGCATTCGAAAAGCATTTGTGTGATTGGTGCAGGACCTAGTGGCATGTCCATTTTGTATCACTTCAATAAGCTGAAaaggcaaggaaaaaaaattcctgacATTGTTTGCTTCGAGAAGCAGTCTGATTGGGGAGGACTCTGGAAGTATGCTTGGGAAACTG GCATAGATGGATATGGGGAGCCTGTGCATGGAAGTATGTACCGTGGACTTTGGTCTAATAGTCCTGTTGAGGGCTTAGAATATCCCGATTACACCTTTGAGGAACATTTTGGGAAACCCATTCCGTCGTGCCCTCCAAGGGAAGCTATATATGATTACCTGAAGG GTCGTTGGACAAAATTTAATCTTCGTCCTTGGATTCGTTTCAACCACGTTGTCCGCCAAGTCACCTACAATGATGCCACCAATGACTTTTCAGTGGTTGTGAAAAATCTTCCAGAGGACAAAGTGCTTCCTGTCGAGAGGTTTGACTACATTGTGGTGGCAAATGGTCACTATTCTGTTCCGATGATGCCATTCTTCCCTGGAATTGATCGATTTTCTGGTCGAGTCATCCATTCACATGATTTTAGGAATGCCTCTCATTTTAAGGACAAGAGAGTGTTATTGGTCGGTGCTGGCCTGTCTGCAGAGGACATTGCTCTTCAGTGTGTCAAGTATGGCGCCAAAAGTATTATTTGCACCTGGAGAACGAAACCGATGGGTTTCAAGTGGCCCCCACAGATATCAGAGAGACCACTTTTGACCAAGATCGAGGGAAGCACCGTCAAGTTTGGAGATGGTACCTCAGCCGAAGTAGACGACATTATTCTATGCACTGGATACCACTTCTCCTTCCCTTTTCTGGAAGAGCGATTGCGGCTGAAGAGTCCAAATGTCCCTTATCCTGAAGGACTGTACAAAGGGATCTTGTGGACCCGCGCAGGGAATAACAAAGTCTTTTACATTGGGGCGTTATACGAATACTACACCTTCACCATGTTTGAAGCGCAAGCACACTGGGCCGTGAACTGTATCATGGGAGATATGAAAGTTCCCGATCTGCAAACCatggaaaatgacatcaaatcGTGGATTACCAA AATGAAACAAATAGATGGCCCAGATGATGGAATTGACTTTCAAACGGATTACATTGCTGATGTTTGCCAGGAATCAGGTTACGGGTACAATTTGGATGCTTCGGCTGTTTATCACGCTTGGATCAAGTACAAGATGGAAGACATCACCACATACAGAAGCCAAAGTTATACCAACATATTCACTGGAAAAAAGTCACCGGTTCCTCGCACTCCATTTATGCAAGAATTTGATGATTCTATGGAGCACTTTCTTAATGCGGCGGAGTAG